The Flavobacterium sp. 140616W15 sequence TTTCAGGCTCATGAAACCATTATAGACCCAAAACTCATTAGTGAAGACGAAAGGTATATGTTTAGAAATGGTTATAGTCAACATAGACTGGAAAACAATTTTGTAATATCTAAAGACATTCGAGAACAGATCGAGCAATACGGTTACCCACTACCAGAGGTTTATGAGGAGTATCGTGAAAAATTCAACTGGAAACCAAAAGTGATCTTACCCGAAGGCAGTAAAATAACTTCAATGTATATTAAAATGTGTAACGGAGAAATGGAAGACCCTTATGATTTGCCCATAGATCAAAAAAACAGAGCAATTCCTTTTTCTTTTCAAATTTTCTGGTCTGTAGGCAGTGGTAAACAAGAACGAGAGTTTGTTTCTAGAATAGCTTTTACAAACGATAAAGAATATTGGGCTAAATACCTTGAAGGTGGAGAAAATGAAATTCCAGTAGATTTTGATAAAAATAAAATTAGAAAACTATTTAAAGAAGATCTTGATAAAAATAAGATCATAGAAATGGTTATAAAAATTAATCCTAATGTTGAAATAAAATCAGAGCGAGTTACTGATTTATATTTAGAACAAGATGGAAAACGATATGAGATAAAAGAAAAGGTAACAAGAACAGGTAAATACGAATAGTTATGAGCGTTATATTTGGAAATTATACTCCTCCTAAAAAAAAAGACAAAGTTAGGAAACTAACCATCGGCATTTTTTCTGATGTCAAATAAAACACAGACCGATAATGATAAAAAAAACAATGCTTTTATTGCTTTTAGCAATAACAATAAATTCATGTATGGAAAAAAAGTATGAGTGGTCAGCAAATATTGCTGCACCAAGAGAATATCCTGTAGAAGTGTACACAGGAGCAGTTGGAGGTTATTTTTTTAGCCAAATGGGAGGATTTCGTAACTCTGGTTGGGGTGGCTCAGGTAGTATAAATTTTATTAAAGCGCCCTTACCTGATAAGCTTGATATGACATGGTTGTCGTATGTTGATGATAAATTTTATACAGGCGAATGGAAACTCCCTACAGAAAAAATACAACAGCTATTTGATGAGGGTTTTTATGCTAAAAGAGGAGAAGAAGGAGTAACAGAGCCTTATGAATATATAAAAATTGGCTTAGCTCCAAAAGGAATGGTAGTAGTTTGGGTTGCCGGAATTACAAAACAAGTTGAAGTAGCTCGATTTCAGGCTCATGAAACCATTATAGACCCGAAACTTATTAGCAAGGATGAGAAGTATATGTTTAGAAATGGTTATAGTCAACATAGATTGGAAAACAATTTTGTAATATCTAAAGACATTCGAGAACAAATCAAGCAATACGGTTACCCACCACCAGAGGCTTATGAGGAGTATCGTGAAAAATACAACTGGAAACCAAAAGTGATCTTACCCGAAGGTAGCAAAATAACCTCAATGTATATTAAAATGTGTAACGGAGAAATGGAAGATCCGTATGATAGACCAATAGACCAAAAAAACAGGGCAATTCCTTTTTCTTTTCAAATTTTCTGGTCAATAGGAAGCGGAAAGCAAGAACAGCGATTTGTATCAAGAATAGCTTTTACACACGATAAAGAATATTGGGCAAAATATCTTGAAGGTGGAAAGAATGAAATTCCAGTAGATTTTGATAAAAATCAAATTAGAAAATTGTTTAAAGAAGATCTTGATAAGAATAAGGCTGTCGAGTTGGTTATAAAAATTGATCCGAATGTTGAGATAAAATCAGAGCGAGTTACTGATTTATATTTAGAACAAGATGGAAAACGATATGAGATAAAAGAAAAGGTAACAAGAACAGGTAAATACGAATAATTATGAGCGTTATATTCGGACATTATACGCCACCTAAAAAAAAGACAAAGTTAGGAAACTAACCATCGGCATTTTTTCTGATGTCAAATAAAACACAGACCGATAATGACAAAAAAAACAATGCTTTTATTGCTTTTAGCAATAACAATAAATTCATGTATGGAAAAAAAGTATGAGTGGTCAGCAAATATTGCTGCACCAAGAGAATATCCTGTAGAAGTGTACACAGGAGCAGTTGGAGGTTATTTTTTTAGCCAAATGGGAGGATTTCGTAACTCTGGTTGGGGCGGCTCAGGTAGTATAAATTTTATTAAAGCGCCCTTACCTGATAAGCTTGATATGACATGGTTGTCGTATGTTGATGATAAATTTTATACAGGCGAATGGAAACTCCCTACAGAAAAAATACAACAGCTATTTGATGAGGGTTTTTATGCTAAAAGAGGACAAGAAGCAGAAACAGAGCCTTATAAATATATAAAAATTGGATTTGCTCCAAAAGGAATGGTAGTAGTTTGGGTTGCCGGAATTACAAAACAAGTTGAAATAGCTCGTTTTCAAGCTCATGAAACAATTATTAACCCCAAACTTATTAGCAAAGATGAGAAGTATATGTTTAGAAATGGTTATAGTCAACATAGATTGGAAAACAATTTTGTAATATCTAAAGACATTCGAGAACAAATCAAGCAATACGGTTACCCACCACCAGAGGCTTATGAGGAGTATCGTGAAAAATACAACTGGAAACCAAAAGTGATCTTACCCGAAGGCAGTAAAATAACTTCTATGTATATTAAAATGTGTAATGGAGAAATGGAAGATCCGTATGATAGACCAATAGACCAAAAAAACAGGGCAATCCCTTTTTCTTTTCAAATATTCTGGTCTGTAGGCAGTGGTAAACAAAAACAAGAGTTTGTTTCTAGAATAGCTTTTACACACGATAAAGAATATTGGGCAAAATATCTTGAAGGTGGAGAAAATGAAATTCCTGTGGATTTTGATAAAAATCAAATTAGAAAGTTGTTTAAAGAAGATCTTGATAAAAATAGGGCTACAGAATTGGTTATAAAAATTGATCCAACAAAAGGAGATGATGATAAATGGGTAACTAATTTTTACATAGAGCAATTTGAGAAAAAATATAATTTAAACCAAATCTGTCAAGATTCGGGTAAATACGAATAGTTATGAGCGTTATATTTGGACATTATACTCCTCCTAAAAAAAAGACAAAGTTAGGAAACTAACCATCGGCATTTTTTCTTATGTCAAATAAAACACAGACCGATAATGATAAAAAAAACAATGCTTTTATTGCTTTTAGCAATAACAATAAATTCATGTATGGAAAAAAAGTATGAGTGGTCAGCAAGTATCTCTGCACCAAGAGAATATCCTATAGAAGTGTACACAGGGGCAGCAGGAGGTTACTTTTTTAGCCAAATGGGAGGATTTAGTAATTCTGGCTGGGGTGGCTGGGGTAGTGTAGATTTTATAAAAGCGCCCTTGCCAGATAGACTTGATATGACATGGTTGTCGTATGTCGATGATAAATTTTATACAGGCGAATGGAAACTCCCTACAGAAAAAATACAACAGCTATTTGATGAGGGTTTTTATGCTAAAAGAGGAGAAGAAGCAGTAACAGTGCCTTATAAATATATAAAAATTGGCTTTGCTCCAAAAGGAATGGTAGTAGTTTGGGTTGCCGGAAATGGAAGGCAAGTAGAAGTAGCTCGATTTCAGGCTCATGAAACCATTATAGACCCGAAACTTATTAGCAAAGACGAGAAGTATATGTTTAAAGAGGACTATGCGAAAAGGGCTCTAACTTACGATGGTACTATATCTAAAGACATTCGAGAACAGATTAAGCAATACGGTTACCCACCACCAGAGGTTTATGAGGAATATCGTGAAAAATACAACTGGAAACCCAGAGTAATTTTACCTGAAGGCAGTAAAATAACTTCAATGTATATTAAAATGTGTAACGGAGAAATTGAAAATCCGTATGATAGACCAATAGAGCTAAAAAATAGAGCAATTCCTTTTTCTTTTGAAATATTCTGGTCTGTAGGCAGTGGCAAACAAGAACAAGAGTTTGTTTCTAGAATAGCTTTTACCCACGATAAAGAATATTGGGCAAAGTATCTTGAAGGTGGAGAGGATGAAATTCCAGTAGATTTTGATAAAAATCAAATTAGAAAATTGTTTAAAGAAGATCTTGATAAAAATAAGGCTGTAGAATTGGTTATAAAAATTGATCCAACAAAAGGAGATGATGATAAATGGGTAACTAATTTTTATGTAGAGCAATTTGAGAAAACATATAATTTAAACCAAATCTGTCAAGATTCGGGTAAATACGAATAGTTATGAGCGTTATATTTGGAAATTATACTCCTCCTAAAAAAAAGATAAAGTTACGGAACTAACCATCGGTATTTTTTTTGATGGTACCAATAACAATAAAAACAACACCAATGCCAAAGAGTATTATGATAAAAGGTCTAGGGGTGAAAAATTAACACCTGAAGAAACCATTTCTGCAGAAGCATATCGAAAAAGCGGACAAGGCAAAACCAGTAGTAGCTATTATAATGCCTGGTCTAATGTTGCACGGCTTCATGATGCTTATCCTAAAAATTTGGCTGTATATGTTGATGGTATTGGCACGGAGGCTGAAAAAGGAGACTCCCCATTAGGGGCCGGTTTTGGAACAGGTTTTATTACCAGTGGCACAGGCATATTAGGAAAAGTACAAGAAGGCTGTGAAAAGTTAGCTGAGAAAGTAGCTGAAAAAGTAGCTGAAAAAGTAGCTGAAAAAAGTAAAAATAACAAAGTAAAAATACTTAATTTAGATGTTTTTGGTTTCAGTCGAGGTGCAGCAGCAGCCCGAGTTTTTTTGGATGAAATTGAGAAAAGATCAGATCTATCGGCTGTTAAATTTAAAAATAAAAGAGGTTATTTTGGGTATTATTTAGCCAAAGACAATATCACGATAGATGTGGTAAGAGTTCGTTTTCTAGGTCTTTTTGATACTGTGTCTTCTTACTCGCCAGGAATAAGTGTTAATCCAGATTTTGATAATGATGCAACCGAAATAGAACTAAACAATCTATCTCGGGCAAAAACAGTCATGCACTTTACCGCTGCTGATGAACATAGAGCCAATTTTTCGCTTACCAAAACAAGAGTTGGAAAAGAAAGAGAATTTCCTGGTGTGCATTCTGATGTTGGCGGAAGTTACAATGATGGTGCTGAACTAGTAAAGGTTATTGAGAAAAATTTTAAGGACGAACTAAAAGAATTTTCAAAGAAACTAATAGCAGAGTCTTGGTATTTAGAAAACCAATTAGAGGTTTCTTTTTTTGGACCAAAGCATGAACTTAAAGGCACACGAGAGTTAAGCAAAAACTACAGTTACATCCCATTGCATTTTATGGCAGAATCAGCCATAGCAACACAAAAAGTTCCGTTTAAAATAGATAAAATAGAAATTGATAAATATAGCATTACTAACGATGCCTTGCTTATGCGGGTGAAAAAGCGTTTGCGAGAGTATGTTTTAGGTGATGGTGAGCCTTACACATTTAAATGGTTTGGAGCAATTCATGAAAAGTATAAAGGGGTAAAAGCTGGTGATAAACAGTTTGTAGCTTACCAGCAAGAGTTACAAGAGCAAAAAGATTTGCGAAAACTACGTAATGAATACTTACATTGGTCTGCAGACAATGGATCTCTCGGTATGAAACCAGCAAAAGATAGGATACGTGAAAATTTATAAATTATCCAATCAACAAAATTTGTAAAAACAGAAAAGTAATAATTAAAAATGACTATCCTTTAATCGTAGCGATAAATGGACAATAACAACAAAGAACACAATCCTGATAGTTATCGAAATTCGCAAAGTTCGCAAAGCCTGATCGATAAGCTTTGCGAACTTTGCGCTTTTAAACTTTGCGGGCTTTGCGGTAAAAAAAACGGCTCAACTTTATAACTTCACGATTAAACCAAAATTAAGCCCCACAACAAACAAAATTAAGCTTCAAGAACTCTAACACAAGCTTCTTCTATTTGCGCATCAGAGAACGGCTCAAGTGCCTTTACCAACATCTTACATGTTTTGATACAACCTATCATTTTAGTTCGCAGATCGAGGTCATCACCAAGTTCTGTTTTGAGGATATCTTCAAAAATTTCCGCTAAATAATCTGGTTGATCTCTAAACTCTCCTTCGAACCAAAGTTCTGAAAGGAATTTTGCTACAGCTACCATTACCTCATCATGATGCGATACAGTATAATTTTCTTTTTGCATATTTATATTTTTTGCTTTTAAATACTACTTGTCCGAAAAATTGTATTTTTGTTTAACAAATTGCAATTAAACAATAAATTATACTGCTTCAAAACATTCAAAATTGTATCCAACCAAGACAAGCTTGTGTTTTACCATGCAGATAATTTATCAAGAATTTTAAATATCTTTGAACCATGAGCACAGTAACAAAACCAAAACATATTGGAAGAAATATAAGCCGAATCAGAGAGCTTAGAGGAATGAAACAAGAAGCACTTGCAATAGCAATTGGCATAAGCCAGCAATCTATTTCTAATATTGAAGGAAGCGAAATTGTTGATGACGAAAAACTTCAAAAAATCGCTGAAGTATTAGGAGTTTCAGCTGAAGCAATTAAAAACTTTTCAGATGAAGCAGTTTTAAACATTATAGGAAATACATTGCATGATGGCAGTTTTATTAATGGAAATGCATACAACTGCACATTCAATCCTCTTGACAAAGTTGTAGAACTTTATGAGCGTTTGGTTTTGGCTGAAAAAGAGAAAGTGGAGTATTTAGAAAAGTTGTTGAAAGGAAAATAATTCTTTGTAGAAGTATATTATTGTCAATAAAAGAAAGATTCTTCCCCACCCCTTCTTTAAACCAAAAAAAAGCGTTGCAATTAATTGCAACGCTTTTCGTTTTATTAAAACTTCTCATATTTTTAATTCTGTCGAATTCGATGGAATTAAAAAATTACATTTATTTGTTTTTCTTTTTAGCATCTTTTAGTACTTTTTTATCATCACTATCTAACTTCCGTTGTATTTTTTTAACATCCTCATCCTTAGGAAGATTCTCAGGCACAATCCCTCTTTGTGTAAGCATGTTTCTTACTGCTTTATTATTTTCAATATGTTCACTTTCGATCTTGTTTTGGCCTTTTAAATCTTTACTCTGTACATTTAAACCAGTCATTTCTGCTGCCAAATCCTTAGCTTTGATACTTATTGTAGGCAAAAAATCAGCAACTGGTCTATTATCCGGAATTCCCATTTTCTTCTTAAGTTGCAATGTTGATAAACGAAACAATGCCTGATCTCCTTTAGAACGTATTATTCCAAAACCTTTATTATCAACACCGCGCTCAAATAATATTCCAGAAAGCTGTTTTTCAGTTTGAGTAAGTTTTTCTCTTGCTTTTACTCTTTCAAATTCCAATAAACGTTGCTCAATTACTTCTGCCCTTCTTGTTTGAACAGCAAAATAATTTTGAGCAAAAGCAATTTGTTCTTTACGACTGTCTCCATTCTGAGCAATTAAATAACAAGCATAACGAGTTAGCGCAATATCATCAATAGAATGCTGAGCACCTTTTCCTGCTTCTATCACCTTCCCGACATCAGGAAAGTGATTATTGACATCTTCTCCTGCATTTGCACAAGCGTCTTTTGCTTTTTTAATAACCTTATCAAAATTTTCCCATTTACTATACCCTAATAATTTTTGCAATTCTCTTGCACTCCAACATTCAACTCCTTCTATGTTTGATGTAACTTCTTCAAATTGTCGAAAAAGATCTATAATTTCCTGACTTTTCATGCTTACTTACTTTTATGTATTTACGTAATAAAAATGGCTAAATCTAAATAATTGATGCTCTCTCATTGCAATACTCTAGAAAAAACATTTAATATATAATGATTTCAAATATACATTTTATCTAAACAATTAATTCATTAAGGACATATTTAAAAAGAAAAGCGCTACAATTACTTGCAACGCTTTTTTTATAGTTTGAGAACCCGATTAAACTTAAACCCCTAGTTTTTTAGCGATTTCAGCAGGTATTCCGCCTTTATTTACCAATAGAGCAGTAGTTTTATACTTCACGAAGTTTTTGGTCACAAACAAGAAGCCTTTATAGTCATTTGTTTCTCCCCAAGAATTTTTAACGATATAGTATTCTTTACCTGTTTGATCTTTGGCTAAACCAATAATATGCATTCCGTGATCATCGGTTGTTGTATAATTATCAAAAGCAGTCTGACGCATTTCGGCAGTAATTTCTGGCTCTGCTTTTGGTCCATTAAACATGTCTGCTTTTTCATCGGCTGTCATATCATCGAACTTTTTATTCGCTACATATGCAACTCCGTTTTTCCAGCTAAAGCTTTTTTCACTTACATCTGTAGCCCAAGCAACTGTATATCCTTTTTTCAAAGCATTATCAATAACATCTGTCATATCATTTACTTTTACATTATATACTTGATCTAATGACCAGTTGTCTGGAACCATCATAGTTGTTTTTTGATAATATGGAGAAGTAGTAAATGAAGACAACTCTACATATTCGTCAGGATTAATTCCTACAACCTCTTTAGCAAATGATTGTGGTGTATAGTTTTTTCCTTTGTAAGTAAAGTTTTCCGGCACTTTTCCTAAGTAAGAATCAATAACAGCAGCATATGCTTTTTGCCAGTTTGGTGTTAATTCTCCGTTTGGATTTTTAACTACAGCTGTTAAAACTCCTTCGATAAGAGCTCCCATTTCTGCAAATTTATTTTTGTCTGTTCCATAGTTTAGTCCTGTATAAACTTCTCTAGGCACAGTTCCGTATTTTTTGTACATATTAATAACATCATGCAAAGCTCCACCATCACCTAAAGTAATTGCTCCGTGCATACGTACATAATTTACCCCTTTGTCTACATAAACATTTCTTGCAGAAAAAATCTGAGACAATTCTACAGGTTGTTTTCCTAAACGAATCATTTCAGACTCAAGGAATGAGTTTGTAGAATAACTCCAGCATGTTCCAGATGATCCTTGCGCTTTTACCGATGTTGTCCCTAAGTTAATTACTTCGGTAAATTTGAAGTTCTCTTTACTTTTTTCGCTAGCGTTTAATTTAAGTGAATTTACTAATACGTCTTGCGCAAAACAGCCACTCACTCCTACCATAAAGGCAGATGCGGCGAATACCGATTTCATTGAAAATTTGTACATAATAATTATTTAATGATTTTGATAAATTAGTAGTGATAATTTATTTTTTGTTACAAAACAATTAAATATAAAACAGATTGTTTAGAATTAAACCGTTAATATTTCTATAATTTTTTTGTTAAGGCGTAAAAGATTACAAAACGCTTTTTATTATTTTATTAAATAAAGTAGTAATTTGGTTGCTGTAATTTCAAGTAACAATCCTAAAAATGTACGAACTCGAAAAAGAGAAATACTTAGGCAATACCAAAAAAATCTTTAACAATACACAAGGGATTGCAGTTATAGAAACGGAATATCAGAGTAAGGTCTTTGAAGGCTGGCATTCTCATGATAATGCCCACATAACTCTTTTCCTAAAAGGTGGTACATCCGAAAGAAGAAAAAACTCAAGTAAAGCTGTTACTTCAGGCTCGTTATTATTTTATCATAGCGATGAATTACACCTAAATCAGAATACACTTTTCCCTTCTAAAAACATCAATATTGAGATCGAAGAAAATCTAATTAAGGAACTACAGCTTAGCGAAGCTATAATCGAAAAATCAGTACAAAATACTACGCTTACCAAATTTTTGATTCTTAAGATTTTTAAAGAATCTTTGATTTCGGATACATTTTCTGCCGACACAATTAATATGCTATTTGTACAATTAGCCAACTCACATTCTCATTTAGAAAAATTTGAAAAAAGTCCGTTTTGGGTCAAAAGCCTTAATGAATTATTAAACGACTGCTGGAACGAAAACCCTAACCTACAAGATTTAGCACAGGTTTTGAACTTAAACCCCATTACAATTTCTAAACATTTTTCCAGGTATTTTGGTTGCACTTTGGGAGAATATATGCGACGAATCAAAATAAATCGTTCCCTTACACTTATAGAATCCAACCAAAGCAATCTCACCGAAATTGGTTTTCAATGTGGTTTTGCTGATCAGAGTCATTTTACAAGAACCTTTAAAAGTCAAACTGGTTTTTTACCCAAACAATTTCAAAAATTATAAGACAGGC is a genomic window containing:
- a CDS encoding DUF2931 family protein, which produces MIKKTMLLLLLAITINSCMEKKYEWSASISAPREYPVEVYTGAAGGYFFSQMGGFSNTGWGGGVGDNSIKATLPENLDMTWLSYIDNKFYTGEWKLPTEKIQQLFDEGFHSRPDSDSERDNYSIIKIGLAPKGMVVVWVMGAGHQVEVARFQAHETIIDPKLISEDERYMFRNGYSQHRLENNFVISKDIREQIEQYGYPLPEVYEEYREKFNWKPKVILPEGSKITSMYIKMCNGEMEDPYDLPIDQKNRAIPFSFQIFWSVGSGKQEREFVSRIAFTNDKEYWAKYLEGGENEIPVDFDKNKIRKLFKEDLDKNKIIEMVIKINPNVEIKSERVTDLYLEQDGKRYEIKEKVTRTGKYE
- a CDS encoding DUF2931 family protein; the encoded protein is MIKKTMLLLLLAITINSCMEKKYEWSANIAAPREYPVEVYTGAVGGYFFSQMGGFRNSGWGGSGSINFIKAPLPDKLDMTWLSYVDDKFYTGEWKLPTEKIQQLFDEGFYAKRGEEGVTEPYEYIKIGLAPKGMVVVWVAGITKQVEVARFQAHETIIDPKLISKDEKYMFRNGYSQHRLENNFVISKDIREQIKQYGYPPPEAYEEYREKYNWKPKVILPEGSKITSMYIKMCNGEMEDPYDRPIDQKNRAIPFSFQIFWSIGSGKQEQRFVSRIAFTHDKEYWAKYLEGGKNEIPVDFDKNQIRKLFKEDLDKNKAVELVIKIDPNVEIKSERVTDLYLEQDGKRYEIKEKVTRTGKYE
- a CDS encoding DUF2931 family protein; protein product: MTKKTMLLLLLAITINSCMEKKYEWSANIAAPREYPVEVYTGAVGGYFFSQMGGFRNSGWGGSGSINFIKAPLPDKLDMTWLSYVDDKFYTGEWKLPTEKIQQLFDEGFYAKRGQEAETEPYKYIKIGFAPKGMVVVWVAGITKQVEIARFQAHETIINPKLISKDEKYMFRNGYSQHRLENNFVISKDIREQIKQYGYPPPEAYEEYREKYNWKPKVILPEGSKITSMYIKMCNGEMEDPYDRPIDQKNRAIPFSFQIFWSVGSGKQKQEFVSRIAFTHDKEYWAKYLEGGENEIPVDFDKNQIRKLFKEDLDKNRATELVIKIDPTKGDDDKWVTNFYIEQFEKKYNLNQICQDSGKYE
- a CDS encoding DUF2931 family protein yields the protein MIKKTMLLLLLAITINSCMEKKYEWSASISAPREYPIEVYTGAAGGYFFSQMGGFSNSGWGGWGSVDFIKAPLPDRLDMTWLSYVDDKFYTGEWKLPTEKIQQLFDEGFYAKRGEEAVTVPYKYIKIGFAPKGMVVVWVAGNGRQVEVARFQAHETIIDPKLISKDEKYMFKEDYAKRALTYDGTISKDIREQIKQYGYPPPEVYEEYREKYNWKPRVILPEGSKITSMYIKMCNGEIENPYDRPIELKNRAIPFSFEIFWSVGSGKQEQEFVSRIAFTHDKEYWAKYLEGGEDEIPVDFDKNQIRKLFKEDLDKNKAVELVIKIDPTKGDDDKWVTNFYVEQFEKTYNLNQICQDSGKYE
- a CDS encoding DUF2235 domain-containing protein — protein: MAVYVDGIGTEAEKGDSPLGAGFGTGFITSGTGILGKVQEGCEKLAEKVAEKVAEKVAEKSKNNKVKILNLDVFGFSRGAAAARVFLDEIEKRSDLSAVKFKNKRGYFGYYLAKDNITIDVVRVRFLGLFDTVSSYSPGISVNPDFDNDATEIELNNLSRAKTVMHFTAADEHRANFSLTKTRVGKEREFPGVHSDVGGSYNDGAELVKVIEKNFKDELKEFSKKLIAESWYLENQLEVSFFGPKHELKGTRELSKNYSYIPLHFMAESAIATQKVPFKIDKIEIDKYSITNDALLMRVKKRLREYVLGDGEPYTFKWFGAIHEKYKGVKAGDKQFVAYQQELQEQKDLRKLRNEYLHWSADNGSLGMKPAKDRIRENL
- a CDS encoding helix-turn-helix domain-containing protein, with product MSTVTKPKHIGRNISRIRELRGMKQEALAIAIGISQQSISNIEGSEIVDDEKLQKIAEVLGVSAEAIKNFSDEAVLNIIGNTLHDGSFINGNAYNCTFNPLDKVVELYERLVLAEKEKVEYLEKLLKGK
- the dinD gene encoding DNA damage-inducible protein D encodes the protein MKSQEIIDLFRQFEEVTSNIEGVECWSARELQKLLGYSKWENFDKVIKKAKDACANAGEDVNNHFPDVGKVIEAGKGAQHSIDDIALTRYACYLIAQNGDSRKEQIAFAQNYFAVQTRRAEVIEQRLLEFERVKAREKLTQTEKQLSGILFERGVDNKGFGIIRSKGDQALFRLSTLQLKKKMGIPDNRPVADFLPTISIKAKDLAAEMTGLNVQSKDLKGQNKIESEHIENNKAVRNMLTQRGIVPENLPKDEDVKKIQRKLDSDDKKVLKDAKKKNK
- a CDS encoding aminopeptidase C, translated to MYKFSMKSVFAASAFMVGVSGCFAQDVLVNSLKLNASEKSKENFKFTEVINLGTTSVKAQGSSGTCWSYSTNSFLESEMIRLGKQPVELSQIFSARNVYVDKGVNYVRMHGAITLGDGGALHDVINMYKKYGTVPREVYTGLNYGTDKNKFAEMGALIEGVLTAVVKNPNGELTPNWQKAYAAVIDSYLGKVPENFTYKGKNYTPQSFAKEVVGINPDEYVELSSFTTSPYYQKTTMMVPDNWSLDQVYNVKVNDMTDVIDNALKKGYTVAWATDVSEKSFSWKNGVAYVANKKFDDMTADEKADMFNGPKAEPEITAEMRQTAFDNYTTTDDHGMHIIGLAKDQTGKEYYIVKNSWGETNDYKGFLFVTKNFVKYKTTALLVNKGGIPAEIAKKLGV
- a CDS encoding AraC family transcriptional regulator — its product is MYELEKEKYLGNTKKIFNNTQGIAVIETEYQSKVFEGWHSHDNAHITLFLKGGTSERRKNSSKAVTSGSLLFYHSDELHLNQNTLFPSKNINIEIEENLIKELQLSEAIIEKSVQNTTLTKFLILKIFKESLISDTFSADTINMLFVQLANSHSHLEKFEKSPFWVKSLNELLNDCWNENPNLQDLAQVLNLNPITISKHFSRYFGCTLGEYMRRIKINRSLTLIESNQSNLTEIGFQCGFADQSHFTRTFKSQTGFLPKQFQKL